In the Bacillus horti genome, ACCATGCTGGCGGGATTGCTGATTTTAATGACTCTACTATCTATATAGATAAGAAGGAATGGAGATATGGTCGACAGTCTAAATTAAAATTACTAATTAATGGATATTTAAAGCATTTGTTTGAAAATATAAATCCATCTTCAGTGAAACTATTAGATTTCGAAGATAGTGAGTATTCCTACGGTCCTTTTCTCAGAACGATTGATTTATTTAAGGACAACACGATTATATTAGTTCCACTTCCTGGTCATTCCATTGGTCAGTTTGGTCTACTTCTAAATATTTCAAATCAGGAAAGATATTTCTTAATTGCGGATAGTGTATATCTAAAAGCTAATTATCAGAAGAACAAGGGTGGGTCAATTTTAAGCAGAATCGCTCATTATAATCGAAAACAATATGAAAGTAACTTTCCAATGCTAAAACAGCTAGAGATGATGAATCCCAACTTAATCATTATCCCATCACATGATCCTGATATGTACAAGCAATATATAAATGATACTAAAGTGAGGTTATAATTTTGACACAATCATTCAATACAAGGGGTAAAATACTACAGGCTACCTTATCATTAATAAAGAAAAAAGGATTTCGTGGTGTTACAACAAAAGAAATTGCTCATCATGCAAATATTAATGAAGTTACTATTTTTCGTCACTTTGGTAACAAGATGAACATTTTAAACACCATAATCGAAGAATATTCTTATATCCCTTCCTTTAAAAAGGTGCTACATGAAGAGATTGTTTGGAATCTTAAAGAAGACTTACAAGCCATTACAAAATTATATTTTACTTTCTTTAAGAAAAATGGTGATGTAATAAAAATTGCCTATAAAGAATTAGGTAATTTTCCCGAGTTGGATAATAGAATTACTGTAATCCCCTCGCAGCTTAAAGAATTACTTGTGCGGTATTTTGATAAAATGCAAGAGCTTAATAAAATAAAAAAATGTGATAGTAACGCAATGGCTACAGCTTTCATATCAATGAATTTTGGCTATTTAGTTTCAATGGTCATACATAATCATGATTTCGATGTCAATGAGGAAAAATTTATAGATGATAGTATACAGATCTTCACTGTATTATTAGGTTTCTGAAAATCTTTTTAATCTACCAAACTTTAAGGTCCTGGATATGGGGGAAAGTGAACATTATTTTGTTTCCTTTTGAATGCCCTTTCTTTCCTCCCAGCTTTGAAAGAACCAAATGGCTAAAAAGACCCAGAACCCGCTAATGAAATAAGCTCCTATTACATCACTAGGGTAATGAACACCAAGGTATAAACGGCTTATACCGATAGTGATAATCATACAGGTACTAAACAAAATGAGGAAAAACCGTCCAAGCTTAGAGGGAACATGTCTCCATAGAATAAAAGTCAGAATGGCGTATAAAGAAAATGCCCCCATGGAGTGACCACTAGGAAAGCTATAGCCTGTCTGTTCTATAAGTATATTGATTTCAGGACGAACCCTTTGAAAGATTAGCTTCAAAAGTATGTTCAGGATGCTTGTTCCTAACATAACGGTAGCAAGCAGAATGAGCTCTCTTCTATGGCGCAGGATGACATATAGAAAAAACATGATCAATATAGTCAAAACGACAACTGAGCTTGGATTACCAATAAAGCTGAAAAAAAGCATGATGCTCGTTAATAATGGGTTCACCAGCTTGGAAATGGCTGATAAGACAGATAAATCGAACTGCACAACATGTTCCATTCTAATTAAAAAGGAAGTCCCAATAAAGCCAATAAGACCAGCTAAACTGATTAGAAAGGCTTTTGAGAGTTGTTTTTCTAATGGCATTTCATCACCTACTTGCTGGAATTAATTTGTATCTGTAGTATATGCCATTTATAGCAACTATCACAATCTTTCTTTTAAATCAGTATCTTTTAACTCTATGAACTAAACTAAGTAAAACAAATGAGAACAGTACAATACTTGCTACCCAATAATAAGCATACGTTATATTACCCGACTCTACGGCCACAAAAATAGCAGTAGAGATCGTCTGTGTCCGTCCAGGAATACTCCCAGCAAACATTAAAGTAGCTCCAAATTCACCAAGACCACGGGCAAACCCCAGCATATACCCTGTTAGCAAATATCGCCAGGACAAGGGCAGAGTAACATAGATAAAAACCTGCCACTCGCCTGCACCTAGCTGTCTAGCTGCCGCTTCTAGCTCCGGATCAACACTTTCAAAGCCGTTTCTCAGCATCTGGTAGACCAAGGGGAAAGCGACAACAATGGCCGCAATAACTGCAGCTGAATAGGAAAAAACTAGCGGCTTAGAGAATAACCATTCCACGGCTTGTCCGATCCAGCTATTTCTCCCTAGTCCTACCAACAAGGCAAATCCAACAACAGTAGGAGGAAGGACTAGCGGGAGCATAAGGAATGTTTCCACAGCACTTTTACCTTTAAAACGCCTTCCCTTCATAAACCAAGCAGCAGCTACGGCTAAGAGGAAGGTGAGAATACTGGACACACTAATAATTTTGACAGAAACAAGGATGGGACTCCAGAAGGAAGCACTCATCTTAATTACATTCCTGTAAAACCGTATTTTTGAAAGATTTGAATCGCTTCATCCGTCAATAACCATTCATAAAAAGCTTTGGCTTCGTCTGGATGGTCAGATGAACTAAGTAAGGCAATGGGATATATAATTTCATCATGAAGCTGATGATCGACCTCAAGGGCAATTTCAGTATCATCGATCAAAATAGCATCTGTTCGGTATACAAGTCCTGCATCGACATTACCGGTCTGAACGTAAGTCAGAACCTGACGCACATCACTACCAAAGATAATTTTTGGCTCTAGCTCAGAAAACAATTGCATATTTTCTAAGGCCTGGGTCGCATATTCACCAGCTGGAACCGTTTCAGGCTGACCAATTGAAACAGATTGCACGTTATCGTTTGTTAAGTCCTCGAATGATTGTAGCTCAAGATCACTATTTTTATGTGTGACAAGAACAAGATCATTACGCAGATAATCTACCTGCTCAGTTACTTTATCCTCTGCTTCAAGCTCATCCACCCAGCGAACTGCAGCAGATAAAAATAGGTCTGCTGGTGCTCCTTGATCAATCTGAGTCTTTAACTGACCTGAAGAACCATAGTTAGGAATAATCGTAATGTTTTCTTGTTCATTTTTATACATTTCAATTAAATCAGTCATAGCGTTTGTCATGCTAGCGGCTGTCATTACATGAAGCTCAACTTGTCCATCACTAGAACTGTTAGCACAACCCGCTACTAACAATACACTAGTCATAAAACAAAGGATTATGATTAACTTCATTTTTCTTGAAACCATACAATTCTCTCCTTATCAATTATGTAATATTAATGAAATCCATTGTATTATACCATATTAGATATAACTAATTATAACTAAATATATCTAATTGTATCATTCGTGTGAAAAATGCTTTATAGGATAATGAAGTGGAATTAGATTATAATGAATATATACTAGCTGTTCGGGAGAGTGAAAAAATGAAGGAGAAGTCCTACACAATAGAAGAGATCGCTCAACTATTAAAGGTATCCAAGCTAACCGTCTATGATCTAATAAAGAAAGAAAAGCTTATTGCTTATCGAGTTGGAAGGCAAATGCGAGTGGATGAATCCGATTTACAAGCCTACAAGCAAGGGGCTAAAATTAGTAAAAATGAAGTCCAGCAGGGACCTATTATTCTCAGGCAACAAAATCCTGCAATTCACGGGCAACAAAAACCTGCTAGGGATGGACAGTACACAGCTAGCCCTACAAGACCAGTTATTATTAGTGGACAAGATGTATGCTTGGATATTTTATCTAAGTATATGGAAAATGAGGATCAAAGTTTTAGACCGCTTCGTACCTATGCTGGAAGCTTAAACAGCTTAGTTAGCATGTATCAAGAAGAATGTGATGTTGTGAGCTTACATTTATATGATGCAGAAACGGATGAGTATAATCTACCATATGTGAAACGATTATTGACTGGACATTCTTATATAGTGATAAATTTGCTATACCGATGGGCTGGTTTTTTTGTGCAGAAGGGAAACCCAAGAAAATTAAAGGCTTGGAGTGATATCAGTCAGCCTGGCTTACGGATTGTGAATAGAGAAAAAGGAGCAGGAGCAAGAGTATTGTTGGACGAGCAATGTAAGCTCCATCACATAAAAGCTACTGAGCTTCAAGGATATACAATTGAAGAAACAAGTCATTTAGGTGTGGCAGGTGCTGTTGCCGCATCAAGGGCAGATTTAGGCATAGGGAGTGAAAAAGCAGCACGAATGGTTGGCGTTGATTTTATTCCGTTAATTAAAGAAAGATACGATCTGGTTATTAAAAAGAACGCAAAAAATGAGCAACTGATTAAGCTTATTCTTTCTATTTTACAGTCAGATTCCTTTAGGAAGGAATTGGATTCTCTTGGAGGCTATGATTTAAGCGATGTTGGGAAGATTATGTATGAAACAGATTAACGCTAAAGTTGTGAAAGAGAAATTGGATGCTGATGGGGATATAGCTTTTTGTCTGTGATAGATCATAAAATTATTGACTTACTAAAATAATGTAACTATAATAATTATAGCTGAAGAATAAAAAGAAAAAATGATTTTAAATATAGAATTCTTCAGTATCTATTGACAGATAGGATGGAGGAAAAATACTAATGAGTAACGGAGGGACTACTACTGTGTCTGATTTTTATGCAGCTATTAAAGAAAGACGTTCTATTTACGCTATAAGCAAGGAATCACCAATTTCGGATGAGAGAATTCAAGAGGTTGTGGAGTATGCGATTAATCATACGCCATCGGCATTTAACTCACAAAGCTCCAGAGCTGTTATTTTACTTCATGAGAATCATAACAAGCTATGGGATATCACCAAAGAAACGTTACGTAAGGTTGTTGGTGAGGGAGATTTTTCTGGGACAGAGGAAAAAATGGCGTCTTTCCGTAACGGCTACGGAACCGTATTGTTTTTTGAAGATCAATCCGTTGTTGAATATCTTCAAGAGCAATTTGCCTTATACAAAGACAACTTCCCAGTTTGGTCTAATCAATCAAGTGGGATGCTGCAGTACAACGTTTGGACAGCTTTTAGCATTGAGGGATTAGGAGCTTCTCTACAGCACTACAATCCATTAATTGATGATGAGGTTAAAAAAGAGTGGGGCATTCCTGATAGCTGGAAGCTTATCGCCCAGCTACCATTTGGTAAGCCAGCTGCTCCAGCAGGTGAAAAGGAATTTGCTCCAATTGACACTCGCTTAAAAGTATTTAAATAAAAGCAAAATTCATGGCATAATTGCAAAGCTAATAGTTAAAAAGGTGTCTCACAGTCGTTTTGCGGCTGAGACATCTTTTTTAGCAATATAGAGTGTAAATGAAGAGAGTCTTCTTCCCTCTCTAATTGACAATGAGAATCTTTATCAATAAAATAAAAAGAGAGATCTTTGTACACAAAAAAGATTTTCTAGTGAATTCATGAGAGGAGATGAGAAGGAATGTTTATAGAGACAAAAACATTTACTGTGACGGAGGGCTCGTCACAGAAGGTTGTAGACCATTTTACGGGAGAAGGAGTGATCGAGCACGCTGAGGGATTTATTGATCTGAGTGTTTTAGTGAAACGTGTTAGACGAGGGGAAGAGGAAGTGATTGTGCTGATCCGTTGGGGATCAGAGGATAATTGGAAGGCATGGGAAAAAAGTGAGCCACATTTAGAGATGCATAGACAGAGCAGAGGAAAGCCTAAGCCAGAGCATATAATTGATGTAAAGCTAGGTTTGTATGATGTTAAATCGAGTAAAAGTGCGGTAGTTTCATAAGGTTAATGAAAGGTTGATGAATAGAACAAAGTAGTCGATGGAGCTGTCATTAAAGTCGAAAATCTCGACTTAGATAGCTTCTTTTT is a window encoding:
- a CDS encoding antibiotic biosynthesis monooxygenase, which encodes MFIETKTFTVTEGSSQKVVDHFTGEGVIEHAEGFIDLSVLVKRVRRGEEEVIVLIRWGSEDNWKAWEKSEPHLEMHRQSRGKPKPEHIIDVKLGLYDVKSSKSAVVS
- a CDS encoding helix-turn-helix transcriptional regulator gives rise to the protein MKEKSYTIEEIAQLLKVSKLTVYDLIKKEKLIAYRVGRQMRVDESDLQAYKQGAKISKNEVQQGPIILRQQNPAIHGQQKPARDGQYTASPTRPVIISGQDVCLDILSKYMENEDQSFRPLRTYAGSLNSLVSMYQEECDVVSLHLYDAETDEYNLPYVKRLLTGHSYIVINLLYRWAGFFVQKGNPRKLKAWSDISQPGLRIVNREKGAGARVLLDEQCKLHHIKATELQGYTIEETSHLGVAGAVAASRADLGIGSEKAARMVGVDFIPLIKERYDLVIKKNAKNEQLIKLILSILQSDSFRKELDSLGGYDLSDVGKIMYETD
- a CDS encoding nitroreductase family protein, which encodes MSNGGTTTVSDFYAAIKERRSIYAISKESPISDERIQEVVEYAINHTPSAFNSQSSRAVILLHENHNKLWDITKETLRKVVGEGDFSGTEEKMASFRNGYGTVLFFEDQSVVEYLQEQFALYKDNFPVWSNQSSGMLQYNVWTAFSIEGLGASLQHYNPLIDDEVKKEWGIPDSWKLIAQLPFGKPAAPAGEKEFAPIDTRLKVFK
- the modA gene encoding molybdate ABC transporter substrate-binding protein, with protein sequence MVSRKMKLIIILCFMTSVLLVAGCANSSSDGQVELHVMTAASMTNAMTDLIEMYKNEQENITIIPNYGSSGQLKTQIDQGAPADLFLSAAVRWVDELEAEDKVTEQVDYLRNDLVLVTHKNSDLELQSFEDLTNDNVQSVSIGQPETVPAGEYATQALENMQLFSELEPKIIFGSDVRQVLTYVQTGNVDAGLVYRTDAILIDDTEIALEVDHQLHDEIIYPIALLSSSDHPDEAKAFYEWLLTDEAIQIFQKYGFTGM
- a CDS encoding TetR/AcrR family transcriptional regulator; this translates as MTQSFNTRGKILQATLSLIKKKGFRGVTTKEIAHHANINEVTIFRHFGNKMNILNTIIEEYSYIPSFKKVLHEEIVWNLKEDLQAITKLYFTFFKKNGDVIKIAYKELGNFPELDNRITVIPSQLKELLVRYFDKMQELNKIKKCDSNAMATAFISMNFGYLVSMVIHNHDFDVNEEKFIDDSIQIFTVLLGF
- a CDS encoding MBL fold metallo-hydrolase — protein: MKMKLPSVPDTTPECKLTIMNAGFCKTKRSHLIKGADSTDISIPALFFLIEHPVHGNILFDTGYSTRYFEATKNFPFSLMNKMTPVQITEKENAISQLLEMNVTARQIQTVILSHLHADHAGGIADFNDSTIYIDKKEWRYGRQSKLKLLINGYLKHLFENINPSSVKLLDFEDSEYSYGPFLRTIDLFKDNTIILVPLPGHSIGQFGLLLNISNQERYFLIADSVYLKANYQKNKGGSILSRIAHYNRKQYESNFPMLKQLEMMNPNLIIIPSHDPDMYKQYINDTKVRL
- a CDS encoding phosphatase PAP2 family protein gives rise to the protein MPLEKQLSKAFLISLAGLIGFIGTSFLIRMEHVVQFDLSVLSAISKLVNPLLTSIMLFFSFIGNPSSVVVLTILIMFFLYVILRHRRELILLATVMLGTSILNILLKLIFQRVRPEINILIEQTGYSFPSGHSMGAFSLYAILTFILWRHVPSKLGRFFLILFSTCMIITIGISRLYLGVHYPSDVIGAYFISGFWVFLAIWFFQSWEERKGIQKETK
- the modB gene encoding molybdate ABC transporter permease subunit, whose product is MSASFWSPILVSVKIISVSSILTFLLAVAAAWFMKGRRFKGKSAVETFLMLPLVLPPTVVGFALLVGLGRNSWIGQAVEWLFSKPLVFSYSAAVIAAIVVAFPLVYQMLRNGFESVDPELEAAARQLGAGEWQVFIYVTLPLSWRYLLTGYMLGFARGLGEFGATLMFAGSIPGRTQTISTAIFVAVESGNITYAYYWVASIVLFSFVLLSLVHRVKRY